The DNA window CCCCGGCCCCCCCCGCGCGGGCGCCGGCGCCGGCTCCCGCGGTCTCGTCCGACGAGGACCCCACACTGCTGGACCAGCCGGCCGTGGCGCCCGCGACCCCGGCAGACGACATGCCGGGCACGCCGCCCCCGCAGGAGCCGGCACCGCAGCAGCCGGAGCCGGAGCAGCCGGAGCCGCTGGCGTTCGACTCGATCCTGCTGACCGAGGCCGTCGAGCTGGAACCGCGGGCGCCGCTGCCGATCGTCGGCGAGCCGATGCCCGACGGCCACGAGGAGCCCGAACCCGAGGGCCCCATCGTCGACGGCATCCTCTGCGAGCGCGACCACTTCAACCACCCGCTCGCCCTGTACTGCTCGTCGTGCGGGGTGTCCACGGTGCACCGCACCCGCGTGCCGGTGAAGGGCCCGCGCCCGACGCTCGGCGTGCTGATCGGCGACGACGGCAGCGCGTACGCCCTCGACCACGACTACCTCGTCGGCCGGGAGCCGGAGATGGACCCGGGCGTGGAGTCCAGCGAGCTGCGCCCGCTGCGGTTGCAGGACG is part of the Egibacteraceae bacterium genome and encodes:
- a CDS encoding FHA domain-containing protein; the protein is PAPPARAPAPAPAVSSDEDPTLLDQPAVAPATPADDMPGTPPPQEPAPQQPEPEQPEPLAFDSILLTEAVELEPRAPLPIVGEPMPDGHEEPEPEGPIVDGILCERDHFNHPLALYCSSCGVSTVHRTRVPVKGPRPTLGVLIGDDGSAYALDHDYLVGREPEMDPGVESSELRPLRLQDAERSVSRVHAEVRLQDWEVIVVDRGSANGTFVAARGETEWRRLAKDDGEVVAPGTRIAFGKRIMTFDTHHQA